The following are encoded in a window of Candidatus Nitrosotalea sinensis genomic DNA:
- the hisH gene encoding imidazole glycerol phosphate synthase subunit HisH, whose translation MVKVAIFDYGAGNIFSLKSSLEKNEAEVDIITNLKKIKNYSGLLLPGVGNFDPAITSLNTSKVAFQDLVKDQIPILGICLGMEMFFEKSEEGKLSGLGVFDGEVVILPNKFKIPHMGWNDLQIKKPSVLLDGVKEGSWVYFVHSYRVKPKNEDIIKADSDYGINVPAVIEDNTLFGTQFHPEKSGKVGSMMIKNFLRVCKK comes from the coding sequence ATGGTCAAGGTAGCTATATTTGATTATGGGGCAGGGAACATATTCAGCCTAAAATCATCACTTGAAAAAAATGAAGCAGAAGTTGACATCATAACTAATCTCAAAAAAATAAAAAACTATTCGGGATTACTCTTGCCTGGAGTTGGAAACTTTGATCCTGCGATAACCAGTTTGAATACATCAAAGGTGGCATTTCAAGATCTGGTTAAGGATCAAATCCCAATACTTGGAATATGTCTTGGAATGGAGATGTTCTTTGAGAAGAGTGAGGAAGGAAAGTTATCAGGACTGGGAGTCTTTGATGGAGAGGTAGTTATTCTTCCAAATAAATTCAAGATTCCACATATGGGATGGAATGATCTACAAATCAAAAAACCCAGTGTCTTGTTAGATGGAGTGAAGGAGGGTTCATGGGTTTATTTTGTCCATTCCTATAGAGTAAAACCGAAAAATGAAGACATCATAAAGGCAGACTCTGATTACGGAATAAATGTACCTGCAGTGATTGAAGACAACACCCTATTTGGAACACAATTTCATCCTGAAAAATCAGGAAAAGTTGGTTCTATGATGATAAAGAACTTTTTACGAGTGTGTAAAAAGTGA
- a CDS encoding DUF354 domain-containing protein, producing MQPNQPDYEYGLRKTFSTLRLYQKCLKIWFDILTPKQLLFFAPMVSKLSKNHKILCTSRNYREVVELSKIKNVNLRLIGKHGGSEREGKLHSSIQRMNDLLGEITRFSPDLTISFCSPEAARIAFGMGIKHIAFSDSPHAEAVMRLAVPFVQKLLIPWIIPKSEFIKYGITEKDIIQYKSIDAAVIVKEKTKIKKINIEKTKKTIVIRPEESEAAYVQGKTRSDEIIEKVSKVSNLYNILVLARYTPQQKRLKEKFGKKITIMDKVVDGKSLLSITDLFIGSGGTMTAEAALMGVPTISYDAVPNHIEKYLVRTGLVKRETEPNRILPLIKEMTEKIGNKKKAKNVLATMEDPYIKLVKTIKTL from the coding sequence TTGCAGCCAAATCAACCGGACTATGAGTACGGGCTAAGAAAAACTTTTTCCACCCTCAGATTATACCAAAAATGTTTGAAAATCTGGTTTGACATCTTAACGCCTAAACAATTGCTTTTTTTTGCCCCAATGGTAAGCAAACTAAGTAAAAATCATAAAATATTATGCACTTCAAGAAATTATCGCGAAGTTGTTGAATTATCCAAGATAAAAAATGTGAATCTAAGATTAATTGGCAAACATGGAGGATCTGAAAGAGAAGGAAAACTCCACTCCAGTATACAAAGAATGAATGATCTTTTGGGTGAAATTACTAGGTTTTCCCCCGACTTGACCATAAGCTTTTGTTCTCCAGAAGCAGCAAGAATTGCATTTGGGATGGGCATAAAACACATAGCATTTTCAGATTCTCCTCATGCAGAAGCTGTGATGAGACTTGCAGTTCCATTTGTACAAAAACTTCTCATTCCATGGATAATACCAAAAAGTGAATTTATCAAATATGGTATTACAGAAAAAGACATTATTCAATACAAATCAATTGATGCAGCAGTAATAGTAAAAGAAAAGACAAAAATTAAAAAAATAAACATAGAGAAGACAAAGAAGACAATCGTTATCAGGCCTGAAGAATCAGAGGCTGCATACGTCCAAGGAAAAACTAGAAGTGACGAAATTATTGAGAAGGTAAGTAAGGTAAGTAATCTCTACAACATACTAGTTTTAGCAAGATATACGCCACAACAAAAAAGGCTCAAAGAAAAATTTGGTAAAAAAATTACAATAATGGATAAAGTAGTTGACGGTAAATCGCTTCTCAGTATTACGGATCTTTTCATTGGTTCTGGAGGTACCATGACTGCAGAGGCTGCATTGATGGGAGTTCCCACTATATCATATGATGCAGTACCAAATCACATTGAAAAATATCTTGTACGTACAGGATTAGTAAAGAGGGAAACAGAACCAAATAGAATTCTTCCTTTGATCAAAGAGATGACAGAAAAAATAGGCAATAAGAAAAAAGCAAAAAATGTGTTGGCAACAATGGAAGATCCATACATCAAATTAGTCAAAACAATAAAGACTTTGTAG
- the hisI gene encoding phosphoribosyl-AMP cyclohydrolase: MNKKIGDIDFAKSDGLVPVIVQDVNSKEVLTLAYANKESLELTQKTGNSWFWSRSRNKLWMKGEESGNVQKVKEVLVDCDSDAIIYLVEPSGPACHTGDRVCFHNILEK; encoded by the coding sequence ATGAATAAAAAAATAGGCGATATTGATTTTGCAAAAAGTGATGGTCTTGTGCCTGTAATAGTGCAAGATGTAAATTCTAAAGAGGTCTTGACTCTTGCATATGCAAATAAAGAATCACTTGAGCTTACACAAAAAACTGGTAATTCATGGTTCTGGAGTAGATCCAGAAATAAATTGTGGATGAAAGGAGAAGAATCTGGAAATGTACAAAAAGTAAAAGAGGTACTAGTTGACTGTGACTCTGATGCTATCATATATCTTGTGGAACCGAGTGGACCTGCATGCCATACTGGAGATCGTGTATGCTTTCACAATATCCTTGAAAAATAA
- the hisC gene encoding histidinol-phosphate transaminase encodes MKKDWFVRELEGYSKLTGYKKPEKYTGAIKLDSNENYAVPKEFLESMMSKARERIDIREYPLGGTEKLVEEISKYLKMPKEMIGVGNGSDQIIDLFLSNFASKATKILTSDPTFGFFEERCKLYGISTIKIPFDKNMMLDLDKFLSNSKKADILYLDTPNNPTGFQFPRKDLEKLVREFKGLVIIDEAYVEFSDYSIVELTRKVNNLIVLRTLSKSFGLAGLRIGYFVANARIIDTFTRVIQYPYPLNTFAIEVGILSLKQSKYFEDVACLIKKERSRIISNLQQMKIFSVFDSKANFVLFATGGSGQRIYKALLEQGISIKNLGKIGKYDGCLRVTVGSEEMNSRFLTAIRDLLN; translated from the coding sequence ATGAAAAAAGATTGGTTTGTAAGAGAACTTGAGGGATATTCCAAACTTACAGGATACAAAAAACCGGAAAAATACACAGGTGCAATAAAGCTTGATTCCAATGAAAATTATGCAGTACCAAAAGAATTTCTTGAATCTATGATGAGTAAGGCAAGAGAGCGTATTGATATTAGAGAATATCCATTGGGGGGAACAGAAAAACTAGTAGAAGAAATTTCAAAGTATCTCAAGATGCCTAAAGAAATGATTGGAGTTGGAAACGGTTCTGATCAAATAATTGATCTTTTCCTCAGTAATTTCGCATCCAAGGCCACAAAAATTCTGACCTCAGATCCAACTTTTGGATTCTTTGAAGAACGCTGTAAATTATATGGAATTTCTACAATAAAAATTCCCTTTGACAAAAACATGATGCTTGATCTGGACAAGTTTTTGTCAAACTCAAAGAAAGCTGATATTTTGTATCTTGATACGCCTAACAATCCAACTGGATTCCAATTCCCAAGAAAAGACCTGGAAAAACTAGTGCGGGAATTCAAAGGCCTTGTAATAATAGATGAAGCATATGTGGAATTTTCTGATTATTCGATTGTTGAATTGACTAGAAAAGTGAACAATCTCATTGTGCTTAGAACACTATCCAAGTCATTTGGCCTGGCAGGGTTGAGAATAGGATATTTTGTTGCAAATGCACGAATAATTGACACATTCACAAGAGTAATTCAGTACCCTTATCCACTAAACACATTTGCAATAGAAGTTGGCATATTATCTCTTAAACAATCAAAGTATTTTGAAGATGTAGCATGTCTTATTAAGAAAGAACGTTCAAGAATCATCTCAAATCTTCAGCAAATGAAAATATTCTCGGTATTTGATTCGAAAGCAAATTTTGTTCTCTTTGCAACTGGTGGTTCTGGTCAACGAATCTACAAGGCTTTACTTGAACAAGGTATTTCGATAAAGAATCTTGGTAAAATTGGAAAATACGATGGATGTCTACGAGTTACCGTGGGATCAGAAGAAATGAACTCTAGATTTCTCACAGCCATACGGGATTTGCTAAATTGA
- a CDS encoding imidazoleglycerol-phosphate dehydratase, producing MKSRKAHVNRKTKETEVLVEVDLDGTGKISVKTGLAFLDHLIISMSKHAMMDLKLIAKSMDGIDHHLIEDTAITLGAAMDQSLGDRAGIVRFGHASVPMDESLAEASLDLVKRQYQQIELSIKRNQIEEISREDLEHFFRSLAQNLNICMHVSVKYGENDHHKIESAIKAFAVAWRTAAGYDSKQKGIPSTKGAM from the coding sequence ATGAAGTCTAGAAAAGCACACGTTAATAGAAAAACTAAGGAAACCGAGGTACTAGTCGAGGTAGATCTTGATGGAACTGGAAAGATATCTGTAAAGACAGGACTAGCGTTTCTTGATCACCTCATTATATCGATGTCAAAACATGCCATGATGGACTTGAAATTAATTGCCAAATCAATGGATGGGATAGACCACCACCTAATAGAGGATACAGCTATTACACTTGGAGCTGCAATGGACCAATCACTGGGTGATAGAGCTGGTATTGTGAGATTTGGTCATGCTTCAGTACCTATGGATGAGTCACTTGCAGAAGCATCACTTGATCTAGTAAAAAGACAATATCAACAAATTGAACTATCTATAAAAAGAAATCAAATCGAAGAGATTTCTAGAGAAGATCTTGAACATTTTTTCAGATCACTTGCTCAGAATCTAAACATCTGTATGCACGTATCTGTAAAGTACGGAGAAAATGATCACCACAAGATAGAATCTGCAATAAAGGCATTTGCAGTAGCCTGGCGAACTGCAGCAGGATATGATTCCAAACAAAAAGGAATACCTAGTACAAAAGGTGCCATGTGA
- a CDS encoding threonine synthase encodes MGKIKFLQCRECKKEYAPTFKYICEECFGPLDVCYDFPSVNKDSFSNREHTYWRYHELLPIESKSNIVSIGAGMTPLIRAEKLGKSLGLNNLYIKNDSVNPTFSFKDRPAGVAVSKAKEFGLSAVGCASTGNLASATAAHAAKGDFPCYIFAPSDIEHAKITQALSYGANFISVDGTYDDANRIAAQIGDSKGIGIVNINMRSYYVEGSKTLAYEVAEQLGWKVPDQLIVPVGSGAMLNAICKGFEELESVSLLNNVSNMHMIAAQPHGCAPIVDAFKKHLSEVTPVEAPDTIAKSLAIGDPGDGQYVLRRLKQYNGFAEESNNKEILDAILLLAKTEGIFTEPAGGVSVAVLKKMVDEGKIDKNDHTVCYVTGNGLKTTEVMMDVLSKPQVMQADVGKILALVR; translated from the coding sequence TTGGGAAAAATCAAGTTTCTACAATGTAGGGAATGCAAAAAAGAATACGCACCTACCTTCAAGTATATCTGTGAAGAATGTTTTGGTCCTCTTGATGTATGCTATGATTTTCCATCTGTGAACAAGGATTCATTTTCAAATCGTGAGCACACATACTGGAGATATCATGAACTACTACCAATTGAATCAAAATCTAACATTGTAAGCATAGGTGCAGGTATGACGCCTTTGATTAGGGCAGAAAAACTTGGTAAATCTCTTGGACTAAATAATCTCTACATAAAAAATGACTCGGTAAATCCCACTTTTTCATTCAAAGATAGACCTGCAGGTGTTGCTGTTTCAAAAGCAAAAGAATTTGGTTTATCTGCAGTAGGATGTGCATCCACTGGAAACTTGGCATCTGCCACTGCAGCACATGCAGCTAAAGGAGATTTTCCATGTTATATTTTTGCACCAAGTGATATAGAACATGCAAAGATCACTCAAGCTCTCTCTTATGGTGCTAATTTCATCTCAGTTGACGGTACATATGATGATGCAAATAGAATTGCTGCACAGATAGGAGATAGTAAAGGAATAGGAATAGTAAACATAAACATGCGTTCCTACTATGTTGAGGGATCAAAAACATTGGCATATGAAGTAGCAGAACAACTTGGATGGAAAGTACCGGATCAATTGATTGTCCCTGTGGGAAGCGGTGCAATGTTAAATGCCATCTGTAAAGGATTTGAAGAACTGGAAAGTGTTTCATTACTGAATAATGTATCTAATATGCACATGATTGCAGCTCAGCCACATGGATGTGCACCAATCGTTGATGCTTTCAAGAAACATCTCTCAGAAGTAACTCCTGTTGAAGCTCCTGATACAATTGCAAAAAGCTTGGCAATAGGAGATCCTGGTGATGGCCAATACGTATTACGACGTCTAAAACAATATAATGGATTTGCAGAAGAATCTAATAACAAAGAAATCTTGGATGCTATACTGTTGCTTGCCAAGACTGAAGGTATATTCACAGAACCTGCAGGAGGTGTCTCTGTTGCTGTTCTGAAAAAAATGGTTGATGAAGGAAAAATTGACAAAAATGACCACACTGTATGCTATGTAACAGGTAACGGACTAAAAACAACAGAGGTTATGATGGATGTATTGTCAAAACCCCAAGTGATGCAGGCCGACGTTGGAAAAATATTGGCATTGGTGAGATAA
- the hisD gene encoding histidinol dehydrogenase, with product MKIINVYNVDSIIESTRPKIDSTARQKVLDIISDVQKRKDKALQEYETKFSGAKIRSLKVTRREIKSAYSKVTKEQIDGIKLAKFRLEKSENAVRKKLGNVSIVMDGIVIKKTFLPIDTVGCYIPGGKARYPSTVIMSTVPAKVAGVKKIVAVSPSYRGKIDPLTLVAADICGVDEFYKIGGAQAIAALAYGTQSIPQVDKIVGPGGSFVTLAKSLLSEVVSIDMIAGPTELAIVADDTSNADLVALDLISQAEHSPDTMCCLITNSIQLKNLVLKSLEQRLSFVKRSSIVRESLQQNGFIAICKTTQQMVDFANKLAPEHLELVTRNSRRLAQDIKSAGLILLGENTPSSASDYLLGSNHVLPTNRFGRTRGSLGVLDYMKIKTQVESSKTSLKKISKYMKALTDAEDLPNHYEAVKGRLL from the coding sequence ATGAAAATCATCAATGTTTACAATGTGGATTCAATCATAGAGTCCACAAGGCCAAAAATAGATAGCACTGCAAGGCAAAAAGTACTAGATATCATTTCTGATGTACAAAAAAGAAAGGATAAAGCTCTACAAGAATATGAAACAAAATTTAGCGGAGCTAAAATCCGCTCTCTGAAAGTTACTAGACGGGAAATAAAGTCTGCCTATTCCAAGGTGACAAAAGAACAAATTGATGGAATTAAACTTGCCAAATTTCGCCTAGAAAAATCTGAAAATGCGGTACGAAAGAAACTGGGAAATGTTTCTATAGTGATGGATGGAATTGTTATAAAAAAAACGTTTTTACCAATTGATACTGTTGGCTGTTACATTCCTGGTGGAAAGGCTCGATATCCGAGTACTGTGATAATGTCAACTGTTCCTGCAAAAGTCGCAGGAGTAAAAAAAATAGTTGCCGTATCTCCATCTTATCGAGGAAAAATAGATCCACTTACACTTGTTGCAGCAGATATCTGTGGAGTAGATGAATTCTATAAAATAGGGGGTGCTCAGGCCATTGCAGCCCTTGCATATGGAACACAATCCATCCCCCAAGTAGACAAGATAGTGGGTCCAGGGGGTTCATTTGTTACTCTTGCCAAGTCATTACTAAGTGAAGTTGTTTCAATTGACATGATAGCAGGTCCTACAGAGCTAGCAATTGTAGCAGATGATACATCTAATGCCGATCTTGTAGCGCTTGATCTTATCTCTCAGGCAGAACACAGCCCTGATACAATGTGTTGCCTGATAACAAACTCTATACAATTGAAAAATTTAGTATTAAAATCACTTGAACAAAGGCTCTCATTTGTTAAGAGGTCTTCCATTGTAAGGGAAAGCTTGCAGCAAAATGGGTTTATTGCAATATGTAAAACTACTCAACAAATGGTTGATTTTGCAAACAAGCTTGCACCTGAACACCTTGAACTTGTGACAAGGAATTCCAGAAGACTTGCACAAGATATAAAGTCAGCTGGATTGATATTGTTGGGAGAAAATACTCCTTCATCTGCAAGCGATTATCTGTTAGGATCAAATCATGTTCTTCCAACTAATAGGTTTGGAAGAACTAGGGGCTCTCTAGGTGTACTTGATTATATGAAAATAAAAACTCAGGTAGAATCATCAAAAACCTCATTGAAAAAAATCTCAAAATATATGAAAGCCCTAACAGATGCAGAAGACTTGCCAAACCACTATGAAGCAGTAAAGGGAAGGTTGCTATGA
- a CDS encoding ThiF family adenylyltransferase, with product MANIKFTIPSVLNKGGGEKKVELAAGTLSEAFVNIAEQLGDEFKRRVLNPDGSPRSLINIYVNGKNMRFSGGMTTVLKDGDEIYILPAVAGGSDLSSKDLERYSRQVMLEEIGYEGQLKLKKSKACVVGVGGLGNPIVTRLVAMGIGTIRIVDRDVVEISNLHRQTMFDESDIGQVKVEAAAKKLKKMNSDVIIEALPVSVNDYTALDVVEGCDVVIDALDSVNARYSLNKACIKKNIPFVTGAAVGVSGQVFTILPHNTACYHCIFPSLDENSMPTCSTEGVHPSILSIVGGIEVAEAVKIMIGRTPTLANKLLYIDLDNLDFNTTVFSRVDECPECGSGKHEEMPAQELIIEELCGRNRGKRTFSITPTTMFEIDVPKITSIASEKGFKVQNQGELGLSISSNDIYVSFLKRGSAVIVGEKDESSAITLYKKLINA from the coding sequence ATGGCAAATATCAAATTCACAATTCCTTCAGTATTAAACAAGGGGGGCGGCGAAAAGAAAGTGGAATTAGCAGCTGGTACGCTCTCTGAGGCATTTGTTAATATTGCAGAACAATTAGGAGATGAATTTAAGAGACGAGTTCTAAATCCGGATGGATCTCCACGATCTCTTATCAACATATACGTAAATGGAAAAAACATGAGATTTTCTGGAGGTATGACTACTGTATTAAAAGACGGTGATGAAATTTACATATTGCCTGCAGTAGCCGGTGGTTCTGATCTTTCAAGTAAAGATCTTGAGAGATATTCTAGACAAGTGATGTTGGAAGAAATCGGTTATGAGGGTCAGCTTAAACTAAAAAAATCAAAGGCATGTGTTGTTGGAGTAGGTGGACTAGGTAATCCTATAGTAACGCGATTAGTTGCGATGGGAATAGGGACAATAAGGATTGTTGACAGAGATGTGGTGGAGATATCTAATTTACATAGACAAACAATGTTTGACGAGTCTGATATTGGTCAAGTCAAAGTAGAAGCAGCTGCAAAAAAACTCAAAAAAATGAATTCAGATGTAATAATAGAAGCATTACCAGTGTCTGTAAATGACTATACTGCTTTAGATGTAGTAGAGGGATGTGACGTGGTAATTGATGCGCTTGATAGTGTTAATGCCAGATATTCTCTTAACAAGGCATGTATTAAGAAAAACATACCATTTGTAACAGGAGCAGCGGTAGGAGTTTCTGGACAGGTGTTTACTATTCTTCCTCACAACACTGCATGCTACCATTGTATTTTCCCATCACTTGATGAAAATTCAATGCCTACATGTAGTACAGAGGGAGTTCATCCTTCAATACTTTCTATCGTTGGGGGAATTGAGGTTGCAGAAGCAGTAAAAATCATGATAGGAAGAACTCCTACACTGGCAAACAAACTGTTGTACATTGATTTGGATAATCTTGATTTCAATACTACTGTATTTAGTAGAGTAGATGAATGTCCGGAATGCGGTTCGGGAAAACATGAAGAAATGCCTGCTCAGGAACTTATTATTGAGGAGCTATGTGGACGCAATAGAGGGAAGAGAACGTTCTCAATAACTCCAACAACCATGTTCGAGATTGATGTTCCAAAAATAACTAGCATAGCATCTGAAAAAGGATTTAAGGTACAAAATCAAGGTGAACTCGGATTGTCTATATCTTCTAATGATATCTATGTAAGCTTCTTAAAACGTGGATCTGCTGTAATTGTTGGCGAAAAAGATGAAAGCTCTGCAATTACATTGTATAAAAAACTAATAAATGCATAA
- a CDS encoding HAD family hydrolase, protein MTLQEIAEGMMINPEKIPVMKKLDSIVFDCDGVLIDITKSYDLAIQKTVDYIVQKMAHINQSGLVTKQMIEGFKASGGFNDEIDVTYALILGVVAAQKRNEPFHKFVCQLIENADQTGIKSVEKYLDSINADVSDIRKTLSYPSPKFQNPLSSIFDEIFYGSELYLQLYKRKPQFFDGPGLIENDVVLLSRDLVQKLHVKFGNKLAIVTGRGHLSAKYSLKGLFDAFDLHNSKFLEDEPREMAKPNPQSLISAIKGMNGKNALYVGDSMEDYIMAHKANEHGVSTIFCGIYGTSKDPQAKRTLFESINADIIIKSIDLIPNTLNLV, encoded by the coding sequence TTGACTCTACAGGAGATTGCAGAGGGAATGATGATAAATCCAGAAAAAATTCCAGTAATGAAAAAACTAGATTCTATAGTGTTTGATTGTGATGGAGTTCTTATTGATATCACAAAATCATATGATCTAGCCATACAAAAAACTGTAGACTATATAGTACAAAAGATGGCTCACATAAACCAATCAGGTCTTGTTACAAAACAGATGATAGAAGGATTCAAAGCTAGTGGTGGCTTTAATGATGAAATTGATGTTACATATGCATTAATACTTGGTGTAGTTGCAGCACAAAAAAGAAACGAACCATTCCACAAATTTGTTTGCCAATTAATTGAGAATGCAGATCAAACTGGTATCAAATCAGTTGAAAAATATCTTGATTCTATAAATGCAGATGTTTCAGATATTAGAAAGACACTGTCATATCCAAGCCCAAAATTTCAAAACCCTCTATCCTCAATCTTTGATGAGATTTTTTATGGTTCTGAGCTATATCTACAACTCTATAAGAGAAAACCTCAATTCTTTGATGGTCCTGGACTAATTGAAAATGATGTAGTTCTTTTGAGCAGAGACCTTGTACAGAAACTTCATGTAAAATTTGGTAACAAATTAGCAATTGTAACAGGGCGCGGTCACTTGTCTGCAAAATATTCACTAAAGGGTCTTTTTGATGCGTTTGATCTACACAACTCGAAATTTCTTGAGGATGAGCCTCGTGAAATGGCAAAACCAAATCCCCAATCCCTTATATCTGCAATAAAGGGCATGAATGGAAAAAACGCGCTATATGTAGGTGACTCCATGGAAGACTATATCATGGCCCATAAAGCCAATGAACATGGTGTATCAACAATATTCTGTGGGATATATGGCACTAGTAAAGATCCTCAGGCAAAAAGAACACTATTTGAGAGCATAAATGCAGATATCATAATAAAATCAATAGATCTAATTCCGAATACATTAAATCTGGTCTAG
- the hisA gene encoding 1-(5-phosphoribosyl)-5-[(5-phosphoribosylamino)methylideneamino]imidazole-4-carboxamide isomerase, with translation MKIIPAIDIMDNKVVRLVKGDPKNKTVYSSDPVSIAKKWEKSGADMLHVVDLDATLGIGSNLQTIKKIAESVSIPIESAGGLRTKETIENALEFSSRVVLGTVAFKNKQILDEISAKYRKERIVISADQMGGKIVVSGWTESTGIELEQGLQNFINQGYSHFLITTVERDGTLNGPDLDTLTKSCKLPNTHVIASGGISSLHDITNVKKCGAFGVILGKALYDGKISVGEAKALA, from the coding sequence GTGAAAATAATTCCAGCAATTGACATTATGGACAATAAGGTAGTACGACTTGTAAAAGGAGATCCTAAAAACAAGACCGTGTACAGCTCAGACCCTGTTAGCATAGCAAAAAAATGGGAAAAATCTGGTGCAGATATGCTTCATGTAGTAGACTTGGATGCCACACTTGGCATTGGTTCTAACCTTCAAACAATCAAAAAGATCGCCGAGTCTGTTTCAATACCTATAGAATCTGCAGGAGGACTGCGTACTAAAGAAACAATAGAAAACGCACTTGAATTCTCCTCAAGAGTAGTTCTAGGAACTGTTGCCTTTAAGAATAAACAAATTTTGGATGAAATATCTGCAAAATATCGAAAAGAGAGAATTGTAATATCAGCAGATCAGATGGGAGGAAAAATAGTAGTAAGTGGTTGGACGGAAAGTACTGGTATAGAACTTGAACAAGGACTTCAAAATTTTATAAATCAAGGATATTCTCATTTTCTTATAACAACTGTGGAACGAGATGGAACACTCAATGGCCCAGATCTTGATACGCTAACAAAATCATGCAAGTTACCAAATACACATGTTATTGCCAGCGGAGGAATTTCTAGTCTACATGATATAACAAACGTTAAGAAGTGTGGGGCCTTTGGTGTAATTCTTGGTAAGGCATTATATGATGGAAAAATATCTGTGGGGGAGGCCAAGGCTCTAGCATGA
- the hisF gene encoding imidazole glycerol phosphate synthase subunit HisF: MTLTKRVIPCLDVDNGRVVKGMHFKSIKDAGDPVLLAEKYSQEGADELVFLDITASEQQRETIKSLVKKVAQVIDIPFTVGGGVKTLQDARDILLSGADKVAINTGAVKNPEIITKLMEIFGKQCIVIAMDVRRNFEIKEGKHIFESDSKKFWFEVFIYGGKTPTGLDAIEWAKEVERRGAGEILLTSIDMDGTKEGYDVQLIQEIVNTVNIPVVASGGCGKPKHMLDVFLQTNVDAALAASIFHYKTHSVDRVKEYLKENGVPVRL, from the coding sequence ATGACTTTAACCAAGAGAGTAATTCCATGTCTTGATGTTGATAACGGCAGAGTAGTAAAAGGAATGCATTTTAAATCAATAAAAGATGCGGGAGACCCAGTGTTGCTTGCAGAAAAATATAGTCAAGAAGGTGCTGACGAACTGGTCTTTCTTGATATTACTGCATCAGAACAGCAACGAGAGACAATCAAAAGCCTTGTTAAAAAAGTAGCACAAGTCATTGATATACCATTTACTGTAGGTGGAGGAGTAAAGACACTACAGGACGCGCGTGACATTCTTCTCAGTGGTGCTGATAAAGTTGCTATAAACACGGGAGCAGTAAAAAATCCAGAAATAATAACAAAATTGATGGAAATTTTTGGAAAACAGTGCATAGTAATAGCTATGGATGTACGACGTAATTTTGAGATAAAAGAAGGCAAACATATCTTCGAATCTGATTCAAAAAAATTCTGGTTCGAAGTTTTCATCTATGGAGGGAAAACTCCTACAGGTCTTGATGCTATAGAGTGGGCAAAAGAAGTAGAAAGACGTGGTGCAGGAGAAATTCTACTGACAAGCATCGACATGGATGGAACAAAAGAGGGTTATGATGTTCAACTGATTCAAGAAATAGTAAATACTGTAAACATACCTGTTGTGGCATCAGGGGGATGTGGAAAACCAAAACACATGCTTGACGTATTTTTACAAACTAATGTAGATGCCGCTCTTGCCGCATCCATATTTCACTACAAGACTCACTCAGTAGATAGGGTAAAAGAATATCTAAAAGAGAATGGGGTACCTGTAAGACTATAA
- a CDS encoding nucleotide exchange factor GrpE, with translation MSDISENNLEEFSQEKNGDMQSEQELANLKNQLEQEQEKVLLQEKKIQYLLADFENIKKRSEIDVQNRVNSITDGMILKFLGIYDDFARARDALSKQHVNSQGLDAILKNMNSFLSEFGVKPIEATGEIFDPKLHEAISIKEDPTLHDNTIIAELRKGYILKERVIRPSLVEISKRNVKETNVNG, from the coding sequence ATGAGTGATATATCTGAAAATAATTTGGAAGAATTCTCACAAGAAAAAAACGGTGATATGCAATCTGAACAGGAATTGGCAAATTTAAAAAATCAATTAGAACAAGAACAGGAAAAAGTCCTATTACAAGAAAAAAAAATCCAATACCTACTTGCTGATTTTGAAAATATTAAGAAACGATCGGAGATTGATGTACAAAATCGTGTAAATTCAATCACTGATGGGATGATCCTGAAATTTCTTGGAATTTACGATGATTTTGCTCGTGCACGAGATGCTCTTTCAAAACAACATGTTAATTCACAAGGACTCGATGCTATACTAAAAAACATGAATTCCTTTTTATCTGAATTCGGAGTCAAACCAATTGAAGCAACAGGGGAAATTTTTGATCCCAAGTTACATGAAGCAATATCTATCAAAGAAGATCCAACTCTGCATGATAATACCATAATTGCGGAGCTTCGTAAAGGATATATTTTAAAAGAGAGAGTTATTAGACCAAGTTTAGTAGAAATATCAAAAAGGAACGTAAAGGAGACAAATGTAAATGGCTAA